A single Danio aesculapii chromosome 19, fDanAes4.1, whole genome shotgun sequence DNA region contains:
- the gja4 gene encoding gap junction protein alpha 4, producing MSRADWGFLEHLLEEGQEYSTGVGRVWLTVLFLFRMLVLGTAVESAWDDEQSDFVCNTKQPGCESVCYDKAFPISHFRYFVLQVIFVSTPTIFYFGYVALRARNEKRPEEKLEEDGRRHRHRKTNTCILEVIKEEDEDGSETVKNRKAAEPPKLKGKLLCAYAASIIVKVLIEVGFILGLWILYGFVIEAKYECERVPCPHTVDCFISRPTEKTIFTIYTQVIAVVSILLNVVELFHLLQLAITRRLEKRYQAEVEIHNSVRTTPSKAQQPSFEERNQLFLPVAHGGYPTEGLDWDKKDPSLAEDMLPSYSNCISNMKPATNENNLPKKHLKADDKPRHYV from the coding sequence ATGTCCAGAGCTGACTGGGGGTTTCTGGAGCACCTGCTAGAGGAAGGCCAGGAGTACTCGACGGGTGTAGGACGCGTGTGGCTGACTGTACTCTTCCTCTTCCGCATGCTTGTGCTTGGCACGGCTGTGGAATCTGCATGGGACGACGAGCAGTCTGACTTCGTCTGCAACACCAAACAGCCCGGCTGTGAGTCCGTCTGCTATGACAAGGCCTTCCCCATATCCCACTTCCGTTACTTTGTCCTTCAGGTCATCTTCGTCTCAACTCCGACCATTTTCTACTTCGGCTACGTGGCCTTGAGGGCTAGAAATGAGAAGCGGCCAGAGGAAAAGCTGGAGGAAGATGGCAGAAGGCATAGACATCGAAAAACCAACACCTGTATATTAGAAGTAATaaaagaggaagatgaagatGGGAGTGAAACTGTGAAGAACCGCAAAGCGGCAGAACCTCCAAAGCTCAAAGGGAAACTGTTGTGCGCTTACGCGGCAAGCATAATCGTGAAAGTTCTCATCGAAGTTGGTTTCATCCTGGGTCTATGGATACTTTATGGGTTTGTAATCGAGGCAAAGTACGAGTGTGAGAGGGTTCCCTGTCCTCACACGGTTGATTGTTTCATCTCACGGCCCACAGAAAAAACCATCTTCACCATATACACACAAGTCATCGCCGTAGTGTCGATTCTCCTCAACGTTGTGGAGCTTTTCCATCTGCTTCAATTGGCGATAACACGTCGGCTTGAAAAGAGATATCAGGCAGAGGTGGAGATTCATAATAGTGTTAGAACAACACCATCTAAAGCTCAACAACCTTCATTCGAGGAAAGGAACCAACTCTTTCTTCCTGTAGCACATGGTGGATACCCTACAGAAGGGTTGGATTGGGACAAAAAAGATCCTTCCTTGGCAGAAGACATGCTTCCAAGCTACTCAAACTGCATTAGCAATATGAAGCCTGCAACAAACGAAAACAATCTTCCTAAAAAACACCTCAAGGCTGATGACAAACCGAGACATTATGTTTGA